AGATGGGCCGCAGCAGACGCTGGGCGAGCGACTCGGCGCGGTCCTCGGCGTCCTGGAGGGCCTGGGAGACGCTGCCATGGCGCGAGGGCCGGGCGATGGCGGTGGCCTGGAGCGTCTGGGAGCGCGAGTCGAGGGTGACGAAGTCATCGCACACGAGCCACTCGGAGTCGGGGAAGGAGACGTCCGAGGGGTGGCGGTCGGGCACATGGCGCTCGAACCAGGACATGCAGTTGTAGCCGAGGTAGCCCACCAGGCCGCCGACGAAGGGGGGCTCCCCGGGGAGCGTGGCCACGGCGTGCTCGCGCCACACGGAGCGCAGGACGTCGAGCGGCTTGCCCTCGAGGCGCTGCGACTGCTCGCCGCGCCAGAGGGTGCCGCCGCGGGAGTCGAGCCTCAACCGGCCGCTGGGCGCGGTGGCGACGTGGCTGTAGCGGCCGAAGCGCTCGCCACCATGGCAGGACTCGAGGATGAAGCCGCGTGCGCCACCGAGCTTGAGGTAGGCGGAGAGCGGCGTGTCGAGGTCGGCGGGAAGCACGACGGAGACGGGGACCGCTTCGCCCTTCTCCGCGCGCTGGCGGTAGGCCGCCTTGCGCTCCTGAGCGTTCATCACATGCCTCTGGGTTGGGAGCCTCCGCTCATGACGGAGGTCCGCCCGATTTATCCCCCGTCCTGGAAATCCGCGAAAGGGGGGCGAACAACCACTCCAGGCCGCGCCCTCCCCCCAGGAGGCAGCCCTCCCTCAGCGAGCGAGCGCCGCGCGCACGGGACGGAAGGCGATGAAACCCAACAAGGCGGCGATGGCCCAGCGGCCCCAGTGCGAGCGCTCCGGCGCCAGGTGGTTGCGGGGCGCGTACTCGGCGAAGAGCGACACCATGCCCTTGATGAAGTGGCGCATGTCCTGCGGTCCGCGGCTGGTGAACCAGCGCCCATCGAGGACACCGGACTCATCGCGCCACTCGGCGCCCGCGTTGCGGATGTCATCCTTGATGCCCGGCCAGGACGACAGCCGACGCCCGCTGGCAAGGCCCGCCGACACGAGCACCCAGGGCCCATGACACAGCGTGGCGATGGGCCGGCCGAGCCGGTCGATTTCGCGGACGAAGTCGAGGGCCTCTTCGCTCTGCCGGAGCGCGTCGGGATTCTGGAAGCCTCCGGGGATGAGCAGGGCGTCGAAGTCCCTGGGCCGCACGTTGTCCACCGTCTCGTCCACGGCGACCTTCTTGCCCGGCCACATCAGGTTGATGCCGCGAATCTTCCCCTTGTGGAGGGAGATGATGTCCACCTGGGCACCGCGCTTGCGCAGGGCCTTCACGGGGAGCGTGAGCTCCACCTGCTCGAAGCCATCGGTTGCCAGCACCCCCACGCGGATGCCCTTCAGTACCTTTCTCGCCATGTCGTATCTCCCGGGTCTTTTTCCCTCCGGGGAAGATCGGCGCCCTTGCCCGCTCCGCCACCCCACGCTTCCCCGAGCGTGGGGGAAGCAGAGGAGCACGCCCTCCCTTCGAAGGAAGGGCTTGCCCGATTGGCTGCTGCCTCGTGGGAACTCTGGTCCTCGAAGGGGAAGCGAGTCGTTATCGTAAGGAGGAGAACACCCGCGGCCTGGGAGCCGGAGCGGCGAGCCAGACGGGCGGCCAACCACGGAGGGAGCACATGTCGAAGGCTTTCACCAAGGAAGACGCGGGCGGAGAAGACGTCGTCCTACCGCCTCGCCCCCGCCTGGCATCGGGAGAGAAGCGCTACATCACCGCCGAGGGCTACCGGGCGATGCAGGAGGAGCTGGCGGCGCTCTCGGTTCCCCTTCCCCGGGAGGAGAAGGAAGCCCTGGCACTCGCGGGAGAAGGACAGGCGCGGGAGCGGGCGCGCCGGGCGCGGCAGCTCGCCGCCATTCTGGAAGAGGTGCAGATGGTGACCGAGGTGCCCGACGAGACCCGGGTCTTCTTCGGAGCCTGGGTGACGCTCGAGGACGAGGAAGGCGAGGAGACGACGTATCGCATCGTGGGTCCCGACGAGGCGGACGTGAAGGCGGGGCGGCTCAGCGTCGAGTCGCCCCTGGCGCGGGC
The Cystobacter ferrugineus genome window above contains:
- a CDS encoding type 1 glutamine amidotransferase domain-containing protein encodes the protein MARKVLKGIRVGVLATDGFEQVELTLPVKALRKRGAQVDIISLHKGKIRGINLMWPGKKVAVDETVDNVRPRDFDALLIPGGFQNPDALRQSEEALDFVREIDRLGRPIATLCHGPWVLVSAGLASGRRLSSWPGIKDDIRNAGAEWRDESGVLDGRWFTSRGPQDMRHFIKGMVSLFAEYAPRNHLAPERSHWGRWAIAALLGFIAFRPVRAALAR
- a CDS encoding GreA/GreB family elongation factor, with amino-acid sequence MSKAFTKEDAGGEDVVLPPRPRLASGEKRYITAEGYRAMQEELAALSVPLPREEKEALALAGEGQARERARRARQLAAILEEVQMVTEVPDETRVFFGAWVTLEDEEGEETTYRIVGPDEADVKAGRLSVESPLARALLGKEEGESVRVERPRGAIEYTVTQVSYRPPTS